A part of Myxococcus landrumus genomic DNA contains:
- a CDS encoding TolC family protein → MRRHLDRGVTVALVLAAGLSAAQFTPGSTGQGGGATPGTTGSTPTPGTTGTGTPGGTTPTTGTTGTETSSGPSTGVGSKPSVPTPAAPRTPAPNTNPNAGTVIPPAPPVIAPETVDNPTGPAEGRTVSPAPMRETAREAQQALDKVGQTPDSEAAPAKASPLTLEQLVERARTSDSRVEEASAELRKFQALYEQARWAWFPKFEISVGMGGPVPEARNNSLGGPPTTKASYEGDLNFGKVGVTVFSNGNAVLPLYTFGKLTALKKAGAQGPVLGAALRERARDEAGFQAAQAYFSYQLARSGLQQIDEVSKRLEDAAEKIAVLLKEESPQVSQVDTYKVRFFRQMVEARKAEALQGRLLALTAIGVLANAAPGAEVEVVEEDLEPEARVEPPSLERALTLAENYRPELTAIAAGIIAREAEVFIRERSYFPDLGLAGFYDVRYTTSATRQKNPFAFDPYNDRTAGLGLVMRGTFDIPIKDAQLDQARAELDKLRAQEKQIRAGIRLEVTKVHGDLVTAWAKARAFTDAEKSARRWVTAAFAAFDLGTGETRDLVDAFTAYAQVTGDRAKSWFDVRLGMAALARVTGTPPAPGE, encoded by the coding sequence ATGCGCAGACACCTGGATCGAGGCGTGACAGTGGCGCTGGTGCTCGCGGCCGGACTGTCCGCCGCGCAGTTCACACCGGGCTCCACGGGGCAGGGGGGCGGCGCGACGCCGGGAACCACGGGAAGCACACCGACTCCAGGAACGACGGGAACGGGGACTCCGGGCGGAACAACTCCCACCACGGGGACGACGGGGACAGAAACCAGCAGTGGTCCTTCGACGGGCGTTGGCTCGAAGCCCTCCGTCCCAACGCCCGCGGCTCCGAGAACTCCCGCGCCCAATACGAATCCCAACGCTGGCACGGTCATCCCTCCGGCGCCCCCAGTGATTGCGCCCGAGACGGTGGACAATCCGACGGGGCCCGCAGAGGGACGGACGGTGTCGCCCGCTCCGATGCGGGAGACCGCGCGCGAGGCGCAGCAGGCTCTCGACAAGGTGGGGCAGACGCCTGACTCGGAGGCCGCTCCGGCGAAGGCTTCGCCTTTGACGCTGGAGCAGCTCGTGGAGCGGGCCCGCACGTCGGACTCCCGAGTGGAGGAGGCGAGCGCGGAGCTGCGCAAGTTCCAGGCGCTCTATGAGCAGGCGCGCTGGGCGTGGTTCCCCAAGTTTGAAATCTCGGTGGGCATGGGGGGCCCCGTGCCGGAGGCTCGGAACAATTCCCTCGGCGGGCCGCCGACCACCAAGGCCTCGTATGAGGGAGACCTCAACTTCGGCAAGGTCGGCGTGACGGTGTTCTCGAACGGCAATGCCGTGTTGCCGCTCTACACCTTTGGAAAGCTGACGGCGCTGAAGAAGGCGGGAGCGCAGGGGCCCGTCCTGGGCGCGGCGTTGCGGGAGCGGGCCCGGGATGAGGCGGGCTTCCAGGCCGCGCAGGCCTACTTCAGCTACCAACTGGCGCGCTCGGGGCTTCAGCAGATCGACGAGGTGTCCAAGCGCCTGGAGGATGCCGCCGAGAAGATCGCCGTGCTGCTGAAGGAGGAGTCGCCGCAGGTGTCCCAGGTGGACACGTACAAGGTCCGCTTCTTCCGGCAGATGGTGGAGGCGCGCAAGGCGGAGGCCCTGCAGGGGCGGCTGCTCGCGCTGACGGCCATCGGTGTGCTGGCCAACGCCGCTCCGGGCGCCGAGGTGGAGGTTGTGGAGGAGGACCTCGAGCCCGAGGCTCGGGTCGAGCCCCCTTCATTGGAGCGGGCGCTGACCCTGGCCGAGAACTATCGGCCGGAGCTCACCGCCATCGCGGCCGGCATCATCGCGCGCGAGGCGGAAGTGTTCATCCGCGAGCGAAGCTACTTCCCGGACCTGGGGCTCGCTGGCTTCTACGACGTCCGCTACACCACCAGCGCGACGCGGCAGAAGAACCCGTTTGCGTTTGATCCGTACAATGACCGCACCGCCGGGCTGGGCCTGGTGATGCGGGGCACCTTCGATATCCCCATCAAGGACGCGCAGCTCGACCAGGCGCGGGCGGAGCTCGACAAGCTCCGGGCCCAGGAGAAGCAGATTCGCGCCGGCATCCGGCTGGAAGTGACGAAGGTGCACGGTGACCTGGTGACCGCGTGGGCCAAGGCCCGGGCCTTCACCGATGCGGAGAAGAGCGCGCGCCGTTGGGTGACGGCCGCCTTCGCCGCGTTCGACCTGGGGACAGGGGAGACGCGCGATTTGGTGGACGCGTTCACCGCCTATGCACAGGTTACAGGCGACCGGGCGAAGAGCTGGTTCGACGTCCGGTTGGGAATGGCGGCTCTCGCGCGTGTGACGGGAACGCCCCCGGCCCCCGGTGAATAA
- a CDS encoding MlaC/ttg2D family ABC transporter substrate-binding protein: MIASLLAATLLAAAPTPLTVVKSGNADVQRAANAPGATVESLATVVEKFVDFQELAKRALGDKTWTSLTPAQRKDFSETMTGLLRASYAQKAIGQAQADVKYGKESVEGTEATVNTTLTLKKDQIPVDYRLYKQTAKSDWRIYDVVTDEVSLVDTYKGQFQKLLGTKGFDGLLSTLKTKRAQLEKENAAQSAKGASSSATGGSAGPGK, encoded by the coding sequence ATGATTGCTTCCCTGCTTGCCGCCACCTTGCTTGCCGCGGCGCCCACTCCCCTCACTGTCGTCAAGTCCGGGAACGCGGATGTCCAGCGGGCAGCCAACGCCCCCGGTGCCACCGTCGAGTCCCTCGCCACCGTCGTCGAGAAGTTCGTCGACTTCCAGGAGCTGGCGAAGCGCGCCCTGGGTGACAAGACGTGGACCTCCCTCACGCCCGCTCAGCGCAAGGACTTCTCCGAGACGATGACGGGGCTGCTTCGCGCGTCCTACGCCCAGAAGGCCATCGGCCAGGCGCAGGCGGACGTGAAGTACGGAAAGGAGTCCGTCGAGGGGACCGAGGCGACCGTCAACACCACGCTCACCCTCAAGAAGGACCAGATTCCCGTCGACTACCGCCTGTACAAGCAGACGGCGAAGAGTGACTGGCGCATCTACGACGTCGTCACGGACGAGGTGTCGCTCGTGGACACCTACAAGGGCCAGTTCCAGAAGCTGCTGGGCACCAAGGGCTTCGACGGGCTGCTCTCCACGCTGAAGACCAAGCGGGCTCAACTCGAGAAGGAGAACGCGGCGCAGTCCGCGAAGGGCGCCTCCTCTTCCGCGACGGGTGGTTCCGCTGGCCCGGGGAAGTAA
- a CDS encoding NAD-dependent epimerase/dehydratase family protein gives MRFLLTGGTGFIGQRLASRIIERGDSLTALVRPSSRRDALAALGAQFAVGDLTTGEGLAEAVRDVDCVLHLAGVTKAREPAGYFEGNANGTRRVAEAMAALPRPPRLVYCSSLAAAGPSTPERPRREEDTPAPVSTYGRSKLGGEEAVREFADRVPTVIVRPPMVYGPGDAEFIPSVIPMARSGVALKSGFGPKRYSLIHVDDLNTTLLAAAERGLTLDKSDPGRGVYTVSDGYEYTWEEICAAVARAMGRKPPTVLPMPDSLSYLIGLGSETVARIRGTIPILNRDKVREMTCPSWTCTTERASRELGFAPTIPLDQGLISTLASYQQAESTRP, from the coding sequence GTGCGTTTCCTGCTGACCGGAGGCACCGGCTTCATCGGCCAGCGGCTCGCGAGCCGCATCATCGAGCGAGGCGACTCGCTCACCGCGCTCGTTCGCCCAAGCTCGCGCCGCGACGCCCTCGCGGCGCTCGGTGCCCAGTTCGCGGTGGGTGACCTCACGACGGGAGAAGGTCTCGCCGAGGCCGTGCGCGACGTCGACTGCGTCCTGCACCTGGCGGGAGTCACCAAAGCCCGGGAGCCCGCGGGCTACTTCGAGGGCAATGCGAACGGCACCCGCCGTGTCGCGGAGGCGATGGCCGCCCTCCCCCGTCCTCCCCGGCTCGTCTACTGCTCGTCCCTGGCCGCCGCGGGGCCCTCCACACCGGAGCGTCCTCGCCGCGAGGAGGACACCCCCGCCCCTGTCTCCACCTACGGCCGCAGCAAACTGGGTGGAGAAGAGGCCGTGCGCGAGTTCGCGGACCGGGTGCCCACCGTCATCGTCCGGCCGCCCATGGTCTACGGCCCGGGCGACGCGGAGTTCATCCCCTCCGTCATCCCCATGGCCCGAAGCGGCGTGGCGCTCAAGAGTGGTTTCGGCCCCAAGCGCTACTCCCTCATCCACGTGGATGACCTGAACACCACGCTGCTCGCCGCCGCTGAGCGTGGCCTCACGCTGGACAAGTCCGACCCGGGGCGGGGCGTCTACACCGTGTCCGACGGGTACGAGTACACGTGGGAGGAGATCTGCGCCGCCGTGGCTCGAGCCATGGGTCGCAAGCCGCCCACCGTGCTGCCCATGCCCGACAGCCTGAGCTACCTCATAGGCCTCGGCTCAGAGACCGTCGCGCGGATCCGCGGCACCATCCCCATCCTCAACCGGGACAAGGTCCGGGAGATGACGTGCCCCTCGTGGACGTGCACCACCGAGCGCGCGTCCCGTGAGCTGGGCTTCGCGCCCACCATTCCCCTGGACCAGGGCCTCATCAGCACGCTCGCGTCGTATCAGCAGGCCGAGAGCACCCGGCCCTGA
- a CDS encoding N-acetyltransferase, producing MALPAEPPAAQPSLPPLAPDVLVTPVRDAASRMAFIRFPASLYAGDPNWVPPLEMERKDFIDPKKNPFFEYGEVELFLARRGQEVVGRIAAIRNPRHQEIHGTKEGFFGLFECVNEPGVARMLLEAAGAWLKERGLDAMLGPANFSSNQDWGLLVEGYDTPPAIMMPYNPPYYSTLMESCGLVKAKDLFAFELSASAEPPEKVVRIAEKMRQREGITVRAVNLKDFANEVERIRDIYNSAWEKNWGFVPFTDREFDHLAKDMKSIVRPELVLIAEVKGEPVAFSMTLPDANQALKAANGRLTTFGLPIGLVKLVLASRRIDRLRLITLGIKEGYRRRGLDAILYLDTLRTAHQLGYSGGEISWTLEDNHLVNRAIESMGGKRSKAYRIYQRPL from the coding sequence ATGGCCCTACCCGCCGAGCCACCCGCAGCGCAGCCTTCTCTTCCTCCCCTCGCCCCGGACGTCCTCGTGACGCCAGTGCGGGACGCCGCGTCGCGGATGGCTTTCATCCGCTTCCCGGCCTCGCTCTATGCGGGAGATCCGAACTGGGTTCCCCCGCTGGAGATGGAGCGAAAGGACTTCATCGACCCGAAGAAGAACCCCTTCTTCGAGTACGGTGAGGTGGAGCTGTTCCTCGCGCGGCGGGGGCAGGAAGTGGTGGGCCGTATCGCCGCCATCCGCAACCCGCGGCACCAGGAGATTCACGGCACGAAGGAGGGCTTCTTCGGCCTCTTCGAGTGTGTGAATGAGCCCGGCGTCGCGCGCATGCTGCTGGAAGCGGCGGGGGCCTGGCTCAAGGAGCGGGGCCTGGACGCCATGCTGGGGCCGGCCAACTTCTCGTCCAACCAGGACTGGGGGTTGCTCGTCGAAGGCTACGACACGCCTCCGGCCATCATGATGCCGTACAACCCGCCGTACTACTCGACCCTGATGGAGTCGTGCGGGTTGGTGAAGGCCAAGGACCTCTTCGCCTTCGAGCTGTCCGCCTCCGCCGAGCCGCCCGAGAAGGTGGTTCGCATCGCGGAGAAGATGCGCCAGCGCGAGGGCATCACCGTGCGAGCGGTGAACCTCAAGGACTTCGCCAACGAGGTCGAGCGCATCCGCGACATCTACAACTCCGCCTGGGAGAAGAACTGGGGCTTCGTGCCCTTCACGGACCGGGAGTTCGACCACCTGGCCAAGGACATGAAGTCCATCGTCCGGCCGGAGCTGGTGCTCATCGCCGAGGTGAAGGGCGAGCCCGTGGCCTTCTCCATGACGTTGCCGGACGCCAACCAGGCCCTCAAGGCGGCCAACGGGCGGCTGACGACGTTTGGTCTCCCCATCGGCCTGGTGAAGCTGGTGCTGGCCTCGCGCCGCATCGACCGGCTGCGCCTCATCACCCTCGGCATCAAGGAGGGCTACCGGCGCCGGGGCCTGGACGCCATTCTCTATCTGGACACGCTGCGCACCGCGCACCAGCTCGGCTATTCGGGCGGTGAGATCTCCTGGACGCTCGAGGACAACCACCTCGTCAACCGCGCCATCGAGTCGATGGGCGGCAAGCGCTCCAAGGCGTACCGCATCTACCAGCGTCCGCTGTAA
- a CDS encoding aminotransferase class I/II-fold pyridoxal phosphate-dependent enzyme produces MSDVFDKCSNWKDYRIAKATGLYPYFRVIEASHGATEVEIEGKRVIMVGSNNYLGLSSDPRVKEAAIKATEKFGTTCSGSRLLNGTLALHEELEGRLAKFLNRESAIVISTGFQTNLALASILGRHDIVFSDRANHASLVDGIRLSFATERKFRHNDMDHLEQLLSQADPGAGKIIITDGVFSMEGDVCNLPRIAELAKQYNARVMTDDAHAMGVLGDKGRGTSEYFGLEKETDLVMGTFSKSFASLGGVLAGPFDVINYIRHKSRSVIFSASMTPASIASALKALEIIEAEPQRRARLLDIAEKMHNGFRAMGFDTGVSVTPVVPVHIGDQVKCFRFWRALHEAGVFANPVIPPAVEAGHALIRTSFMATHTDAQLDRVLDTFETIGRKLGVIPETRPTVYEPVQIARPGTSVRSNKASDKWAAGSAGLLADKGGLTLDQLSRMSSREMAGKLFDAVEQLTWRAANLQAEDLRQLRAAPMKLWEKRGELPGLLLEKGANFFLRNGTDGNSAERT; encoded by the coding sequence ATGAGCGACGTCTTCGACAAGTGCAGCAACTGGAAGGACTACCGCATCGCGAAGGCCACCGGCCTCTACCCGTATTTCCGCGTCATCGAGGCGTCTCACGGCGCCACCGAGGTGGAGATCGAAGGCAAGCGGGTGATCATGGTCGGATCCAACAACTATCTCGGCCTCTCCTCCGACCCGCGCGTCAAGGAAGCCGCCATCAAGGCGACCGAGAAGTTTGGGACGACGTGTTCGGGTTCGAGATTGCTCAACGGCACGCTCGCGCTCCATGAGGAACTGGAGGGACGGCTCGCCAAATTCCTCAACCGCGAATCGGCCATCGTCATCTCCACGGGCTTCCAGACGAATCTGGCGCTGGCCTCCATCCTGGGCCGCCACGACATCGTCTTCAGCGACCGGGCCAACCACGCGTCGCTGGTCGACGGCATCCGCCTGTCCTTCGCGACCGAGCGCAAGTTCCGCCACAACGACATGGACCACCTGGAGCAGCTGCTCTCCCAGGCGGATCCCGGCGCCGGGAAGATCATCATCACCGACGGCGTGTTCTCCATGGAGGGAGACGTCTGCAACCTGCCGCGCATCGCGGAGCTGGCGAAGCAGTACAACGCCCGGGTGATGACGGACGACGCCCACGCCATGGGCGTGCTGGGAGACAAGGGCCGCGGAACCTCCGAGTACTTCGGCCTGGAGAAGGAGACGGACCTCGTCATGGGGACGTTCTCCAAGAGCTTCGCGTCGCTGGGCGGCGTGCTGGCGGGCCCCTTCGACGTCATCAACTACATCCGGCATAAGTCGCGCTCGGTCATCTTCTCCGCGTCCATGACGCCGGCGTCCATCGCCTCGGCGCTCAAGGCGCTGGAGATCATCGAGGCGGAGCCGCAGCGCCGCGCCCGGCTGCTGGACATCGCCGAGAAGATGCACAACGGCTTCCGCGCCATGGGCTTTGACACCGGCGTGTCCGTGACGCCCGTTGTTCCGGTCCACATCGGCGACCAGGTGAAGTGTTTCCGCTTCTGGCGGGCCCTCCACGAGGCCGGCGTCTTCGCCAACCCGGTCATCCCCCCGGCGGTGGAGGCGGGCCACGCGCTCATCCGCACGTCGTTCATGGCCACGCACACCGACGCGCAGCTGGACCGCGTGCTGGACACCTTCGAGACCATCGGCCGCAAGCTCGGCGTGATTCCGGAAACGCGCCCCACGGTGTACGAGCCGGTGCAGATTGCCCGCCCGGGCACGTCGGTGCGCTCCAACAAGGCGAGCGACAAGTGGGCGGCGGGTTCCGCGGGCCTGCTCGCGGACAAGGGCGGCCTCACGCTGGATCAGCTCTCCCGCATGTCCTCGCGCGAGATGGCCGGGAAGCTCTTCGACGCGGTGGAGCAGCTCACCTGGCGCGCGGCCAACCTCCAGGCGGAGGACCTGCGGCAGCTCCGCGCGGCGCCCATGAAGCTGTGGGAGAAGCGCGGCGAGCTGCCCGGCCTCCTGCTGGAGAAGGGCGCCAACTTCTTCCTGCGCAACGGCACCGACGGCAACTCCGCCGAGAGGACCTGA
- a CDS encoding efflux RND transporter permease subunit, which translates to MARSLRQRLFEGFIQTAVSRPWYVLLVSVLLSIGGMALASRLEFRGSFVELLPQGAREVQDLTRVSQKAGGDGYLVILAKGDTPERLKAYARELQARLEALPEVRYVEHSYDVEFFQRHGLLLLPVKKLAELREDLTARVRYERQQANPFYIDLGATPPPPTFDEIARKHSPDVSMREHLANADGTEVYLMVKPMGTAGDLDFARRFVELAMGTGRTLASERFPAVKLEATGNFQNRIEEDAVMRGDLSRSGTLSALIAVGLILLATRRFAALAVVGVPVMVGLVVTFGVAQLAIGHLNVVTGFLVAILIGLGIEYGVHLCMRYWEERRTRSARDALAMAVGGTFSGALTSAVTNAAAFFVLLLAQFHAFNQFGFLAGLGVLLAVLAAYGLGPSLLAIAERLRPARKEDAPTAAEEVQASPSAPSREWKRWPTPVIALIALSVVGLAAFSVAIAPRLGFETDMRKLKGDSPASRLDDHVTAQLGQPLNPAIFLVDDLSQAAKVEEIIAEVKKRNGADSVFLRTTSLNDLVPGDLKRREVEISGIRALLQGLPESVQEEPRLKDFQRMVDAKPYGLDALPVEVRRRFEATDGKGTFLLLFPSVSNYDTEDLKRWAAQIDQVVEAATARGVDMSVLDSNRIAARIFALVRGDGPLILWSAAAVVFVVILISLRSLKRALLVTGPLFLGMTCLAGGMYLFDVQLNFINAVVLPNLLAIAVDNSIHLYHRYEEEGPGSLGKVVRHTGLAAVVATLSNAAGYGALLVANHQGLRSIGQIALLGVVCTFLGTTVFFPALLALLERWKGRKGSAGREGTVVESLELEVAGAKAESSGERKSA; encoded by the coding sequence GTGGCCAGGTCTCTGCGGCAACGGTTGTTCGAAGGCTTCATCCAGACGGCGGTCTCCCGGCCCTGGTACGTGCTGCTGGTCTCCGTATTGCTGTCCATCGGCGGTATGGCGCTGGCGTCGCGGTTGGAGTTTCGCGGCTCTTTCGTGGAGCTGCTGCCGCAGGGGGCCCGGGAAGTTCAAGATCTGACACGCGTGTCACAGAAGGCAGGCGGGGATGGGTACCTCGTCATCCTCGCGAAGGGAGACACGCCTGAACGGCTGAAGGCTTACGCCCGGGAGCTTCAGGCTCGCCTGGAAGCCCTCCCCGAGGTCCGCTACGTCGAGCACAGCTACGATGTGGAGTTTTTCCAGCGCCACGGGCTGCTGCTACTGCCAGTGAAAAAGCTGGCCGAACTGCGCGAGGACCTGACGGCCCGGGTTCGCTACGAGCGGCAGCAGGCCAATCCCTTCTACATCGATCTGGGAGCCACCCCTCCGCCGCCCACGTTCGACGAGATTGCCCGCAAGCACTCGCCCGACGTGTCCATGCGCGAGCACCTGGCCAACGCGGACGGCACCGAGGTCTACCTCATGGTGAAGCCCATGGGGACGGCGGGCGATCTGGACTTCGCGCGTCGCTTCGTGGAGCTGGCGATGGGCACGGGGCGGACGCTCGCCTCGGAGCGCTTCCCGGCCGTGAAGCTGGAGGCGACGGGCAACTTCCAGAACCGCATCGAGGAAGACGCGGTGATGCGCGGAGACCTGTCGCGCTCGGGCACGTTGTCGGCGCTCATCGCGGTGGGGCTCATCCTGCTGGCCACCCGGCGCTTCGCCGCGCTGGCGGTGGTGGGCGTGCCGGTGATGGTGGGGTTGGTGGTGACGTTCGGCGTCGCCCAGCTCGCCATTGGCCACCTCAACGTGGTGACGGGCTTCCTGGTGGCCATCCTCATTGGCCTGGGCATCGAGTACGGCGTCCACCTGTGCATGCGTTACTGGGAGGAGCGCAGGACGCGGTCCGCCCGGGACGCGCTGGCCATGGCCGTGGGCGGCACCTTCAGCGGCGCGCTCACCTCGGCGGTGACGAACGCGGCCGCCTTCTTCGTGCTGCTGCTGGCGCAGTTCCACGCCTTCAACCAGTTCGGCTTCCTCGCGGGCCTGGGCGTGCTGCTCGCGGTGCTGGCGGCCTACGGCTTGGGGCCCTCGCTGCTCGCCATCGCCGAGCGGCTCCGCCCCGCGCGCAAGGAGGATGCGCCCACCGCGGCGGAAGAGGTGCAGGCTTCACCTTCGGCTCCTTCGCGTGAGTGGAAGCGCTGGCCCACGCCGGTGATCGCGCTGATTGCGCTGAGCGTGGTGGGGCTCGCCGCGTTCTCGGTGGCCATCGCGCCTCGGCTGGGTTTCGAGACGGACATGCGCAAGCTGAAGGGCGACTCGCCGGCCTCCCGGCTGGACGACCACGTCACCGCTCAGCTCGGGCAGCCGCTCAATCCCGCCATCTTCCTGGTCGATGACCTGAGCCAGGCGGCGAAGGTGGAGGAGATCATCGCGGAGGTGAAGAAGCGCAATGGCGCCGACTCCGTGTTCCTCCGCACCACGTCGCTGAATGACCTGGTGCCTGGAGACTTGAAGCGCCGGGAGGTGGAGATCTCCGGCATCCGCGCGCTGCTCCAGGGACTGCCCGAGTCCGTGCAGGAGGAGCCTCGCCTGAAGGACTTCCAGCGGATGGTGGACGCGAAGCCCTATGGGCTGGATGCGTTGCCAGTGGAGGTCCGCCGCCGCTTCGAGGCCACCGATGGCAAGGGGACCTTCCTGCTGCTGTTCCCGTCGGTGTCCAACTACGACACCGAGGACCTGAAGCGGTGGGCGGCGCAGATTGACCAGGTGGTGGAGGCGGCGACGGCGCGGGGCGTGGACATGTCCGTGCTGGACAGCAACCGCATCGCCGCGCGCATCTTCGCCCTGGTGCGAGGCGATGGCCCCCTCATCCTGTGGTCCGCCGCCGCGGTGGTGTTCGTGGTCATCCTCATCAGCCTGCGCAGCCTGAAGCGGGCGCTGCTGGTGACGGGGCCGCTGTTCCTGGGCATGACATGCCTGGCGGGCGGCATGTATCTTTTCGACGTGCAATTGAATTTCATCAACGCGGTGGTGCTGCCCAACCTGCTGGCCATCGCGGTGGACAACTCCATCCATCTGTACCACCGGTACGAGGAGGAGGGCCCAGGCTCGCTCGGCAAGGTGGTGCGGCACACGGGGCTGGCGGCCGTGGTGGCCACGCTGTCCAACGCGGCGGGGTACGGGGCCCTGCTGGTCGCCAACCACCAGGGATTGCGCAGCATCGGACAGATTGCGCTGCTCGGGGTCGTGTGCACCTTCTTGGGGACCACGGTCTTCTTCCCCGCACTGCTTGCTCTCTTGGAGCGCTGGAAGGGGAGAAAGGGGTCGGCCGGGCGGGAGGGCACCGTCGTCGAGAGTCTGGAGCTCGAAGTGGCCGGCGCGAAAGCCGAGTCATCGGGGGAGCGGAAATCGGCGTGA
- a CDS encoding phosphatase PAP2 family protein has protein sequence MDLIIVAACSLASLVLLGPGRWAPDSLHCAGLFAFMAAGPLVLRTVESYFPRQRFVTVVADFWLLPVAVLTHGWLTPVVDTLNPFLRDAQLVAADQRIFGFQASVVLAHVVPPWLNDVLMICYYGHFVWPLVLGFGLYYRGKGAASVEFDEYLLGLGLLFILNYSAYSLVPAVGPRYFLIDSFSGPLQGTLTPLLDSLMRRPPFARDCFPSGHTGTTLVVLFYAWRFSRKLFWVMLLPGIGLIIATLAGRFHYATDLLCAVPLVMVVVGLSAALTRAARQRESERAGRSVPADAILRP, from the coding sequence GTGGACCTCATCATCGTGGCCGCCTGTTCACTCGCGTCCCTCGTCTTGCTGGGGCCGGGGAGATGGGCTCCTGACTCGCTCCACTGCGCCGGACTGTTCGCCTTCATGGCCGCGGGCCCGCTGGTCCTGCGGACGGTGGAGTCGTACTTCCCCCGGCAGCGTTTTGTGACGGTCGTGGCGGACTTCTGGCTGCTCCCGGTGGCGGTGCTCACCCATGGCTGGCTCACGCCCGTGGTGGACACGCTCAATCCCTTCCTCCGCGACGCGCAGCTCGTGGCCGCGGACCAGCGCATCTTCGGGTTCCAGGCGTCGGTGGTGCTCGCGCACGTCGTCCCGCCGTGGCTCAACGACGTCCTGATGATCTGCTACTACGGCCACTTCGTCTGGCCGTTGGTGCTGGGGTTCGGGCTGTACTACCGGGGCAAGGGCGCTGCCTCCGTGGAGTTCGACGAGTACCTGCTGGGGCTGGGGCTGCTGTTCATCCTGAACTACTCCGCCTACTCGTTGGTGCCCGCGGTGGGGCCGCGCTACTTCCTCATCGACTCGTTCTCCGGGCCGCTGCAGGGCACGTTGACGCCGCTGCTCGACTCGCTGATGCGGCGGCCGCCCTTCGCCCGGGACTGCTTCCCTTCGGGGCACACGGGCACCACGCTGGTGGTGCTCTTCTACGCGTGGCGGTTCTCGCGGAAGCTGTTCTGGGTCATGTTGCTCCCAGGCATCGGCCTCATCATCGCGACGCTGGCGGGGCGCTTCCACTACGCCACGGACCTGCTGTGCGCGGTGCCGCTGGTGATGGTGGTGGTGGGCTTGTCCGCGGCGCTGACTCGGGCGGCGCGGCAGCGCGAGAGCGAGAGGGCCGGGCGTTCCGTCCCCGCTGACGCTATCTTGCGCCCCTGA